In Dermacentor variabilis isolate Ectoservices chromosome 1, ASM5094787v1, whole genome shotgun sequence, the genomic stretch gaagcggaagttcgatttagggcctgaattttgtttaaaaagcgcgaaaaaaatagaaccacgacgtttacaaactacaagctcttcatcaaaaacagacatcgccgttcttcaaacggcatctattataagagtcaaagcggacaaattcggtatgtcaatttgtatcttacgtgaattagttacgtagggcacaagggttctgcaaaaaccgtatttcgataatgctaaattgtttgagattcatttgtaacatataaattttgtccgctgtagatgtactattagatgcgattcacagaattgtgatattatttttaatTGTGTCGAGTTACAGAGtcttaaacgtgatagtttcgttttctggaaatttgAGATTTgtaccaatttttaataaaaattgacaacctaaatgaaaaattcgaagccagaagacagtagaatttaagcttttcttttaaatgcaacaaacctcatcaaatcttgtgcagtggttgccgagaaaaactaattcaccttctacatgtatttagataggagcatccgagataaagcttcctcttaaggaggccaagctccaacgtgagtcccccccgaacgaaatttctggctacgccactgctctgtCATTGTCCTCTCTGGAGATcccagagacagtcgctcgtgaCGGCGTTGGCACGCCTCGATGACAGGCCGCTTTCTTAACAGACGATCTTGGAGTGCCGGCTGATGCGAtcttcacaccagaaggcggTGAAGGCGCAACTGAGGGTTCTCCGGTCAAGCGACCTgcttgaacgactgtgacactccttcgttcctttgtgtgtgtttttttctccatattttctttccctctcccgttcttttcttttgtgtgcacgtttttgtgtctttttttAAGATGTTTCTGTCTCCCTCTAGCAAACTGAATAtatatcttccggttaacctccttgcctttctcatctcttttatctctctctttacGCACGCTATTAAGTAATCCTAATGCTAACCAAGGATTCCTGGGAGAGGAATACCGTTTATGGCACTGAACAGATGTTGTGGATGCAGTTGGTTATTATTGAAACAAAGTTTATGTAAGCTGACTCAACATTGTCCATTGTCGTAACAGAAGACCAATAAGAGCTAGATATTAATTCTACAAATTTAACTTGAGCAAACATGTGTTTAACAAAATTTTATTGACGCGTAGAAAGCAGAGAGCTGTGAATAAATAATCTGTCAAATGATTTTGAAGAACGAATGCAGAAGGAGGGGAGAGGAAGTTGGACAGAGTATGATCAATAAATGTTCCTGAACCACCAACACAGCAACGAGTGGGAAGAGAAAAAGGAGATTCAAGGCCGTAACCGCGAAAACGGCTAACGCATTGGGGAAGGCGGTTAATAGTATGACGATTACGTGAGACTTTGTGCCTGGCAATGATGTAATGTACATGTTAATATAGTCAAGCCGTATTGCCTATAAACAATTGGTATGACCGAAAACCTTAGTACATTCGGAAGGCGAAGTTACAGAGATTGTGGATCGCAGAAGCGGCTTCTCATTGAGCGACTATTCTGGCTAGTATAATGTCCAGTATTATGATTCTATGACGGCTCCTTCTGCGAGCCCCTGTAAATTACGAATACATTTTAAACACTGGCCCTGAGATCACATTCACGAAGATCATTGTTCGTAACGGTTCTTCAACGTAGGCCATTGCCTTCGTTGTCATCTCGATCACTGTCGTGATTGGCCAACACGTCTTCTTATAAAACAAACGGCTGTGTAAACCTGGGGTCGAATACAAAGCTCTTCATACGTAAGTGATCTTTGCCATTCGTTGGGAGCCTCCGCTAAAATATGTCTAACACCACTGTTGTTTGGCACATCCTCTTAAGACCAATTCAAGCAGAAgaacgttttcctttctttttgtgaacTCGAACTGTTGACCCTACGGCCAGGGCCCGTGTCCACCAATCTTATATTATATCACTGCATCTCCTTATTGACCGGCGCTTGGGGGCTCGTCACTCATGAGCTGATCGGCGTGATAACTATAAAACATTCgccgggatgggggggggggggtaccatcGCAGGGGGCTATTTCGTGAGCTACCGCGTATGAGCGCCTTGTGtgttttttgttcgtttgttgTTCATGAGTTCGTAAGAACAAAAACTGTCTAATAGTGACAGCCAATATATTATTAGCAAAGGACGCCCACCAACCAGAAAAAGTTCCTACGAACAAGACCCTTTGCGAATTCAGTCCCTGTTTTATGCCTTGCACGCGTGTGCACCTGTTCTGTTGCTCATGCGATCCCGTGATCTTCTTGATTGTTTATAACACGTTTCTTTGAATAAGCCTTCGCAGTTTCGAGTCAACACTTGTCCCATCCTTTCTTTTATGCCCGTTCGCGTTCTGTAGCGTCGTGCTGTACTCAAGTAACAATGAATCTACACCGACTAGTCCAAATGTATTACGACAAACGACATATGTAATACCTTTGTTATTGCAGTGAACAAGAAAGGCAACTAAATTGTTTAACAAAAttcatccttttttttcttcgttatgCGACTACTATTGCTCTGattacacagggtgtttcagcgaacacttgcaaacatttttttaagatgtgccataaggtaattaggtaAATACTTAATtcgtgatttttgttaattaatcaATTATTGATTTTAGTTTTTGTGTAGGTAATGTCCGCCTTTTAAAGTATACCAGCCCATGAACAAGATTTGTGTTATCTGCCACtggcatttattttttattttgaaagtgttcgttgaaacacccggtatacacTTGGACTTATGCCTATAGCACGCATCTTAAAATTTATGCTTTTCAATCTCCCATGACTTTGGCTCTGCTGAGTGCTTCGCGCAAAAACTGCAGCGCCTTTCTTGGAATTATTCACTCCATCTGCAACACGTACATAGTGCTTTGTTCGAGAAGCTTAATTGTCCTTGGGCTGGTTAAGGGAGGGGGAAATTTGTCGGCTTCCCTCAGTGATTTGTGGGCCGtactcacacacaaaagaaagtttCACGCTATAACTGTTATCAAGAGCAGAAACCAGTCAatcgtgatgttggacatattagCAAAGGAGACCGGTTATGAGAGACAGCTTTTAGGAAATAAAAGCTTTGGGGATTCGTACCCGCGATCTAAGCGTCCTACAGAATGTCAGCCATGCGAGCATACCTCTTTTTGTTCTTGCATGTTTGCATTTTCTAGCGTTTCTCTTCTATTTGACACGTAACGTTGAAGCTTGACAAGACCGTACCCATCTCACACTCACCATCTCTTTTCAttcggaaaggaataaaaaaaaattccacgaTTTTTCTATCATTTTTATTTACGCATGTACTTTGACCGTTGTGTGGTGCGAGTGCTCGTGCAGGTGCTCTCTAAACCTCTACATGTGCGGCAAAGCTTGTCGaaccgtattcacaaagcttttcattcataAGTACTCTTTGCAATTAGTCATCCACATTTGCTGATGATATGTACAGCATCAGCATTGTCTAAAAATTTCCTCTTCTGAATAATTTTAGCGCAAGAgacttttgtgaatacgggccctcgTTCGTAAGTGCACATTGGTGCAAGATAACGCAGTAGAATATAGTATAACAAATATGTTTGGAACAGTCTTCGTAAAACGAAAACGAAGGACACGTTCTTACAAAAATGTTCTCACGCTAAAATTGTTTGTAAGATCAAATGCCGGCAAATATTGATGACAGACATATTAGCGCAAGCACTTACAAACAAAAAAGCTGTGTGCATTCGTCCGAACTTTCGCAGTGCAGAAGAGCGTAGAGTAAATTGGGCCGATATTCTGAAAAAGTTCTTACGCTTGAATTGTCCGTAAGATAAGATTCTGGCCAAACCTCACGCTGGACGTATTATTGGTACAGGTGGCCAGTCAACGGCAAAgcgcacttacgaatgaaaaactttgtgaattcggctcctgaCATTCGTCTAAACACTTGACGATTCTACTAAGGACGTCGTTTTGCTTAAAATTGAATTCTTCTTACTGCTCCTATCAGCTGATCGATCCCACGATGGATAGGCTGAAGTGATCACATATCACAGTTTGTAATGTTTGCCAAATTTACCATATTTTATAAGGCAGCAACTTGCCACCTAAACACTTGGAAACTGCTAGACCGTTAAGAAAGTTTGACGCCGCCTCCGCGCTGCATTCTTCCTATCTTTCAGGGATAAGGACAGCAGAGCTAGAGCATGAGAGCACGAGTGACAGCGACACCACTGGATCAAATGACAGTCATAGTTGTGCCGTTATTGTCATACTGTGCGCTGACGAGCGAAGCTCACATCAGGAGTACAGGGCGCCTATTAAAATTTAGTAAGTCAGCGCACGCGTTGCAAAGTGTTTTGCAGGGCAGCGTGCTGGGACCTCTGTGAATTATTCCGCAATTCGGAGCTCGAGACATTGCGAGAGATGGAGGTGCGCGCTTTCTCTGTGGAAATTGCGAGAGCCAGTGTTCTCGCGGTTCCCATCGAAAGACAGTCCTCGTCACTCGTGCAGTGGCTTTATCATATTTTGATAAACGTGGCTGCTACACGTGTGAGACAGCAGTGTTTCTTATACCTTTCGTTTGGAGGCAGCCATCCGCTGGTCGCGGGCGTCCTGGGCTTCGCCGGGAGTCTCCTTTCCCCAGACGACGACCGCGATGCGCGTGTACGTGAAGATGAGCACGAGCAGCGGGAAGAAGTACTGGAGTATCATGAGCGCCATGCTGTAGTAGGCGGTCTGCTCGGGCCGCCCCCACTGCTCGAGGCAGTAGTAAGTGCGGTTGGCGCACGGGTGCGGCACCAGCTGCGTCACGAGCGCCGTGGGCAGCGGCGTCACCAGCGCCACGAGCCAGACGAGCGCGATGATGAGCTTGGAGCGCAGCTTGGTCATGCGGGGCCGCAGCGGGTACACGATGGCCGTGTACCGGTCCACCGAGATAGCGATCAGAGTGTAGGCCGAGATGAAGACGGTCACGCATTGCGCGTACGTTACCAACACGCACATGACGCCGCCGAAAGGCCAGTAGCCCAGCAGAAGGTTGGACACGAAAGTGAATGGGATGCAAAGGCAGGCCATCAAAATGTCGCCGATGGCCAGGTTCATGATGAACATGTTCGTGACGGTGCGCATGCGCTGGTAGGCGATCACGATGTAGCAGACGATGCCGTTTCCACCAATGGCTGCCACCGATACGGCGATGTACATGAGGTACATGAGCGCCTGGATGCCCTCCGGCACCTGCGGGGACACGTCGCAGCTGGCCGCCGCCTCCGACTCGTTGCCGCCGCTCCAGTTACTGGACGCCGACGCCTCCTCCACGCTGGACGACAGCTCGCTCTCGGTGGTCATGCTCTCGCCGGAGTTGTGCAAGCCCTGCGAGAAAACAACCGGAAAGTCAGCTGGGCCAGTGACACACGCTTCGCAGGAAAGCTCTAGCCCAAGGAATAGATTTTTGGTTTAGGCGAACATGTTGATaatgcttttcttttccttctttttcttcttgccttGCGTCACCATCTTTCTCTATTGCTTTGTCAAGCTATAAAGAGGTGCGGTAGAGAGAAGTTCAGAATGGTGATTGAGCCAATGTGCCAACACCAACTGCAGACTTGCAAGTCTTACTGCGATAGCAGCGCATCAGCTCATTCAGACACGTAACAATTATTGAATACATGTCCACGCTGCTGTTCAAACCGAAGCTCTGCTTGcggattaatatatatatatatatatatatatatatatatatatatatatatatatatatatatatatatatataaacgagaagaaagggggttaaccgaggggcccgatttttattagtcatatcatgagaagccaacaaacactgacaccaagacaacataggggaaattacttgtgctgaataaatgaaataaaggaacgataaattagtggaaattcaagtggatgaaaaaacaacttgccgcaggtgggagccgaacccacaaccttcgcatttcgcatgcgatgctctaccaattgagctaccgcggcggcgtttccccatccacttttttgggtatttatgtgtactagtagaaccctgggagtgttagccagcgccaccactcatagactttggcggcggacgtggaacgtcgtttttgccgcaggcgtcacgagaacgtgatctttttgggtgaaggcaactggtcaataaacccacatatgctacctgaaggcatcaatgttgccggattcgagaccctcgttaagtaataaacgagaagaaagggggttaaccgaggggcccgatttttattagtcatatcatgagaagccaacaaacactgacaccaagacaacataggggaaattacttgtgctgaataaatgaaataaagaaacgataaattagtggaaattcaagtggatgaaaaaacaacttgatatatatatatatatatatatatatatatatatatatatatatatatatatatatatatatatatatatatatatatatatatatgtaagtttGACGAACCGAAGCTCTGCTTGCggattgatatatatatatatatatatatatatatatatatatatatatatatatatatatatatatatatataatatatatatcaaTCCGCAAGCAGAGCTTCGGTtcgtcaaacttacgtaaccaccaacgcaa encodes the following:
- the LOC142578037 gene encoding RYamide receptor-like, yielding MTTESELSSSVEEASASSNWSGGNESEAAASCDVSPQVPEGIQALMYLMYIAVSVAAIGGNGIVCYIVIAYQRMRTVTNMFIMNLAIGDILMACLCIPFTFVSNLLLGYWPFGGVMCVLVTYAQCVTVFISAYTLIAISVDRYTAIVYPLRPRMTKLRSKLIIALVWLVALVTPLPTALVTQLVPHPCANRTYYCLEQWGRPEQTAYYSMALMILQYFFPLLVLIFTYTRIAVVVWGKETPGEAQDARDQRMAASKRKV